The Abditibacteriota bacterium genomic interval AGCTGGGAGATCTGAGCGAAAACTTTGATTATCACGACGCCAAGCGGGAGCAGGGCGTGGTGGAGAGCCGCATCGCCGAGCTGAAATATATATTGGAAAATGCGGAGCTCACGGAAGCCGCCGGCACCGACAAGGTGCAGATAGGCTCCAGAGTCAAGATATATATGCAATCCATGGGCATGGAAAACGAGTTCACCGTAGTGGGCCCCGCCGAGTCCGACATAGCGGCGGGCAAGATCAGCTGCGACAGCCCCATGGGCGAGGCTCTCATGGGAGCCGGCACCGGCGACGAGATCGAATTCAATACCCCCGGCGGCCTGCAGAAATGCAAGGTGCTGGCCATCAATTAGCATGAAGATCACCGGCACCTTTCTGGACGAGATCAGCCACGACATTCCCCACCAGAACTGGGGCCCGGAGGAATGGGCGAAGGACTTTGACGCTATGCGCAGCATAGGCATAGACGAAGTGTATCTCATCCGGTGCGGCTACAAAAAGCAGACCGCTTTTCCCTCGGAGGTCCTGACGCGGGAGGAGGGCTGCCGGATGCCGTCAGAGGATCTGGCGGAATTGTTTCTCACTCTCGCCGACCGGAGAGGCATGCGCTTTTTCTTCGGCACCTATGACTCGGGCAATTATTGGCTCTCCGGAGAATATGAGCGGGAGGTGGCTCTCTCAAAGGCAGTCTGCCGGGAGGCCTACGACCGTTATTCCGGCCATCCCTCCTTTGCCGGCTGGTATATCTCCAACGAGATCAGCCGCCGGATCCCCGGTATCACGGAGCTTTTCGGCGACCTGGGCGGCTATCTGAAGGAGCTGTCCGGGCTGCCCGTCATGATCAGCCCCTATATACACGGCAAAAAGCAGCCGGGCATAGGCGAGGCCGGTCAGATCACCGCCGACGAGCATTACAGAGAGTGGGAGAGCATATTTGCCGCCATCAGCGGCTACGTGGATATAGTGGCCTTTCAGGACGGCCACGTGGACTATGAGGAGCTGCCCGAGTTTCTGGCGGCCAACAAGGCTCTGGGTGACAAATACGGCGTGGAATGCCGCACCAACACTGAGACCTTTGACCGGGATATGCCCATAAAGTTTTTGCCCATCAAGTGGGAAAAGCTGCTCTGCAAGCTGAAGGCCGCGGAGCAGGCGGGCTACGAAAAAGCCATCACCTTTGAATTTTCACATTTTATGAGCCCCAATTCCATGTATCTGTCCGCAGGTCATCTCTACAACAGGTACAGGGAATATCTGGCCAAGCAGGGCTGAAGCTATTAGCAGAGCGGCGCTACAGGCGCCGCTTTTTTTACCGCCGGGTCACAGCAAAGAGGGGGGCTTCCTTTGCCTTTACCTGCGCGCCCAGGGCGCAGTCGGGGATCCACAGGGGCCTGCCGCCGCAGTCAAAGAATACCAACACTCTGCCTCGGTCGGCCAGGGGGATGTGGGCGTCCTTCAGGATGCGGCCTATCTTTTTGCTCTTGCCCTCCATGCCCGCCATTTCCATAGGAAGAGCCCGGATTGCCCCGGTGGCAAAGGCGATCCTGAGGGGCAGCAGCTTGCCGGAGATGCAGAGCCGGTCCTTGGCGGGGATGACCCTGCCCTCAAAGGGCTCGCAGCAATAGGTGGCGCCGTCTATGGTCACGGTGTCCCCGGCCCGCAGGGTGAATTCCCGCAGGTCCTCGGCGGCCGGCGCCTGCTTTTTGGTGATACGGAAGGACTCGCCGTCGGACACAGCGTATATGCCCCCTCCCGTCAGCTCGGTGGTAAAGGAGCCCTGCAGCAGCAGACTGTCGATGCGCCTGACCTCGGCGAGGGTGATGTCCTTGTATTCCCCTTTGGCGTCCCTGATGAGCTCCCGGATGGCCGTGTAGCGGATGATGGCAGGCGCGGAAATCAGGTCGCTGACCGGCAGGGGCCGGGGCCGGGCTTCAAGAAAGGCCCGGGTCTCGGTGAGGATGTAGTCACCCGCCAGCTCCGCTATTTCTCCCAGACCCTCCAGGGCCTTGTCTATGCCGGGATTGAAGTCCCGGCGGAGCATGGGCAGCACCGTGTTGCGGAGCCTGTTGCGGCGATAAATGTCCGACAGATTGGAGGAATCGGTCCGGTAGGGGATATGGCGCTGAGCGAGGTAGTCCAGCAGCTCCTGTTTGGTGTGGTTGACCAGAGGGCGGAAATAGCAGCCCCTTCGGAGAGGCAGGGGGGAGAGACCTCCCAGCCCGGTCCCCCGGAATATGTTCAGCAGCGTCGTTTCCGTCCTGTCGTCCCGGGTGTGGGCGGTGGCTATGAGCTCCGCTCCGAGGCTTTGCCTGATCTCCTCCAGGGCCCGGTAGCGGAGTATCCTGGCGGCTTCCTCCGTGGCCATATGGTGGGCCCGGGAGTATTCGGTCACCTCCAGCCGGCGGGTGATGCACTCGACGCCCAGAGATGAGCACAGAGCCCGGGTAAAGCGTTCGTCCTCGTCGGACTCCTCTCCCCGGAGCTGATGGTTGAAATGGACCGCGTATATCTGCAGGTCCGCCTCTTCGGCTGCGGAGACCAACAGATGCAGCAATGCGCAGGAATCGCTGCCCCCGCTGACGGCGGCAATGATCCTGCTGCCCGGCCTGACCTGCCCTTTGATCGTGTCAGAAAGACTTGCGCTCAAGTAGTATGTCCATCAATTGCGAGGCGTTGTCCAAACGGATGGGAGACTGCAGCGCTCCCGCCTCGCTGTATTCGATAGTGTTGCCCGTGTTGCGGCGGCTGTCATACATCACAAAGGGCACCGGGGTGTCGTTGTGGGAGCCGGTGGACACGGGGGTGGGGTGGTCCGGCATCAGCAGCATGCGGTAGTCCTCGCCTGCGGCTGCCAGATAGTCTCTGATCCTCCGGACGATGACGCCGTCTATGGCCTCGATGGCTTTGATCTTTTCCTCCGTGTTCCTCTCGTGACCGGCCTCGTCGGGGGCTTCTACGTGGACCCACACGAAATCGTGGTCCTTCAGGGCCCTGACTGCTTCCGCGGCCTTGTTTTCATAGGAGGTGTCGATGTAGCCGGTGGCTCCTGCCACCCGGGGAACGGTAAGGCCTGTGAGCCGGCCCAGACCCTTGATGAGATCCACGCCCGCTATCACCGCGCCTTTTTTGCCGTATTTCACCTCAAAGGGATCAAAGGAGGCCTTCATGCCCTCCGCCCAGAACCAGATCATGTTGGCAGGCAGCTTGCCGGCGGCTTTGCGCCGCAGATTGACGGGATGGTGTTCCAAAATCCCGGGGGACTCGGTGATGAGCCGGCCGAAGAGCTCCGCGTAGTCGCCCTGAGGCATGTGTGTGGATATGGGCTCTCCCACAAACTTGTAGGGAGGGTAGAACTGCACGTTCATGGAGCCGTGCCTGAGTATCATGATGTGCCTGTAGCTGACCCCGGGATAAAAACGATAGTCGGGGCAGGCAAAGGCCTCGTTGAGGGCGTCGATGAGCTCCCGGGCCTCTCCGTCGGAGATGTGGTCTGCGGACGAGTCGATCATGATGCCGTCCTTCACCGTCACCAGGTTGGTCCGGTAGGCGGCGTCGGTAGAAGACATCTCTATGCCCAGCGCGGCGGCCTCAATGGCTCCCCGGCCCTTGTAATATATGGCAGGGTCGTAGCCCAGTATGCCCATGTTGGTCACGTCGCTGCCGGGCGTCATCCGGTCGGGAGTCGTCCTGGCGATGCCCACCACTCCCGCAGCGGCCATTTCTCTCAGGTTGTCCGCCCGGGCCTGCAGAATGGGGGTCCTGCCGCCGGGAAAGCTGTCGGGGATATCGGCCATGCCATCAAACACTACTAATACGTACTTCATTTCCTCATTCCTTTCTCACCTTTATTATATCATATCGGGCAGGGTTTATACAGAGGCGGCCTCGGAGAGCTCCGGCACCTGCGCAGCCTGCTGGGCCATGGACGGCCGGGCCTTTTAACCCCAGCGAAACTTTTTTCGCTGGGGACCCCGAAGAGTGCCGGGCGGGGTTAAGGCAGCGAGGAGCGGTTCAAGGAGAAGCTCTCCGAGGAGGAGCAGAAGAAGATCCTGGGGCCGAAGCGCTACGAGTTGTGGAAGGAAGGCGAGCTGCCCTGGAAGGACATCCCGGCGGTGAAGCCGAACGACACCTACGGCCCGACGCTGGGGATCTCCCCGCTGAAGGACGGAAAGGCGCCGGAGCTGTCGGAGGATGTCTCCGGCAATGGGGACGTGAAGTTCCTGAACGGGTCCGAGAGCGGCAAGCGCTATGAGGCTCTGAAGGGTGACGCAGGGGAACAAAACGCTACGCGGGGCCCGCAGAAAACGAACTCTGAGGACAGTCCTGTCGGCGACCTAAAACCGCAAATACTCACGAAGGAGCAAGTGAAGTTACTTGTCAGTCTGAAGATCTTCGCTCAACTGACAAAGGCCGAGCAAAAAGCCATTATCGGCGACGCAAACTATGAGCTCTACAAAAAAGGGTACGACCCTAAAGGCTTCTATTACAAAAAGCCGAATGGCGACAGCCTTGACGATGGTTTTGAATATACAGCAAGTCCTGTCTATTTGCCGCCCTCGCTAATGGAGGCGTTTGAAACGCCGGAGTTCAAGAAATATCAGAATATGATCCCGCGGATAGTCGAACTTCTGAACAACATGCCGGATCACTTCAAGGATGCCTGGAATGATGCGCTCAAGGACTTTAAAGGCCTTGTAAGCGGGGCCAGGAATCGTTATCTCAAAAACGAAGCAAAAATTCAAATGAACACAAGCTTGTCTGGTGAAGAGTTTGTCTGTTCGTTGTTTCATGAACTTGGTCATGCACTTGATTTTGGCTTGGGCTCTGCAACAAACCCTGCAACGAGCAGGCGTCCGAACATGGCTGCTCAAGTTAAGAGTGATGCTCTCAACATGGCAAAAGCACTTTCGGGCAAAGATGATTACGATGAGGCTTTTAGCGAGGTCTGTGGTCTGCCGTGTACATCCGAGGGGATATTCAAACAAATGTTTCAGGATTATGCGTCGCGCACAGGTGAGACAAGAGGTTTGCAGGATATAATCAACGGCTCAACAAACGGGAAGTATTGCATAGCTTTCGGTCATAAACCAGAGGAATGGTTAGACCCGCAGCGGCTTCCACGCGAAACGCTTGCACAGTTCTTCCGAATCATGGTATACTTTAATGGGCGCCTATCGCCGGAGTTTGAAAATCTGCTGAAAACATACTTTAAGTCGACATGGGACGAATGTGATGATATTATTCGTTCAATAGGTAGAGCGAGGAACAAATGACAAAGAACGAGCTTGAACTAATGGAAGTTCTGGATAGCATTACCAGCAAGAACAGGAATGCGTGTTATGGTTTTATAGAGCTGTCAAATAGAGTTGGACAATTAAGATATAAGATGATGGGACCGAGCGATTATTGTGAAATGTTACCCAGCGAAATAGTTGCCGTATATTTGTCTGATATCGCAGACGCCATAAACGAGCACCCGGACAAATACGGCAAATACAAGGCCGAGTATGACGATCTGGTCGCCGAAGTGGAAGCCTTCATCGAAAAATACAGCGGATAAGCGACGCCGGAATAGTATAATTCACCCACGGGACACACCCCGCTCTCAATCTGAGAGCGGGGGTTTTTATTGACAAGGAAAAGATATGGCAGTAATCAGAATCAAAGTTGACGGACACTTGGCGCAGTGCGTCTCGGTGGAGCCTATGGCCACCGGCAGCGCCGGGGTGGACTCGGTGATCATAGACCGGATAGACGGCGAGCTGTCCTCCGGAACAGGCCTGAAAGCCGTCGCCCTGTGGGAACTGGGGCAGGACATGACCGGCCAGGACAGCTAGCCGTCTATTGCCACGAATACCTGCGTCCTCTGTGTCCGCTCCGGGATGCAGGTGTATATAGTGTCCTCGGCTGCCGGGCTGAAGGACGTATCCTACTCCGCGCAGGACGACAAGTTCTACAAGACCGGCATGGACGGCAAGAAGGAAGAGTGGGCTCAGTCCACACTCTACCCGCCGACCACAACGAACTAATGACCGTCAATATCTCCGACATACCCGTCATCAAAGGGAGCAGCGTCCGGCCGGAAGGGCTGCTCCCTTTCAATTACTCCAAGACAAGACCCGACTATTCCGCCTTCGTTCACTTCTTTGTCGCCGACAGGCAGTTTGAGAGAGTGTTCAAAAGGCCTCTGAATTACATCCCACTGCTTGCGCGGTTTCAAGGCGTCATCGGCACGGATTTTAGCATATACGCCGACGATCCGCTGCCGGTCTGCATCTACAACACCTGGCGCAACAGATACCTGGACGCAGCGTTTCAGCTCTGCGGCATAGAGGTGATCCCGTCCGTCAGCTGGGGCGCGGACAAGACTTTTGACGTCTGTTTCGGCTGTATCGCGCCCGGTTCTTCCGTGGCTGTCAGCACCAACGGCTGCGAGAATCCCGTCAGCCGCCAACTGTTTGAAGCCGGCTACAGGGAGATGATCCGCCGCATCCGGCCGGAGTTCATCGTGCTTTACGGCCCGCGCTTTGACTTTGTGGACGGGGACAACGTCCTGCAGTTCGACAGCTATTTACAAGACATGCGAAAGAGGTTAAAATAATAATGGGTGGGAGAGGACAGTTCAATCCTGACGGCGGCTTTTACAGGTACGACTTTGAAGAGGACAGTCGGGTCACTTTGCCCGAAAGCTTCAACACTCAAGATCCGAAAGGAAAACACTACGTGAAGGTTGTCAGGTATAAGGACTACGAAAGCAACAAAGTCCCGTATTTGTCCGGGTCTCCGAACGCCACCTATATTGTTGTAGATCAAGCTGATCCTACAAAAATCTATTGTATAGCGAAATACAATAGCGACAGGACGTGGAGTTATGTCGTTGACTTTACGCATACACACGAAGGATACAAGCCGCACGTTCATGTTGGCGGACACAAGAAGACAAAGAAAGAAGAAAACGTCCATCACCCACGAGAATTAGAATCGAAACTTATTCTCAAGCTGTTGGCAGAAACAAAATTGAGGTTACCGGATGGGAGTCATTTATAGCGACGAGCAAGTAAAAAAAATGGAAAAGACTGTTGATGACATAAAAGCGATTGCAACAGAATACAAAAACAAGCCGGAGCACGTAATGTTTGAGTGTTTGCTCGAACAAGACCATTGGGCCTCAGACTACAATGGGGTTGATATTGTGATCCAGGTCGAAGAGCCACAGCCGAATATACAGTTGTTTGGTTTGAAAGAGCCTCACCACAATGTCATTATATATTTCGATAACATCCATGACCTATTGTTTGAGTACACCCTGTTCGGAAAAAAGGTCATAGATATAGTCTCGGAGTTGTATAGTGATTCTCTGCTACACAAAAAGAGCCGCCGCCGCTGACGGATCCAGAATGCTAAAAAGCAGGCCCTGAAAGCCTGCTTTTTCTTCGTTTTTAGACCTCGTTGTCCGCCGGTTGTCCGCAAATTGCCCCTTTTTACTCGTGAATCAGACACTACTAATACGTACTTCATATCAACGTCCTTTCACACCTTTATTATATCATATCGGGCAGGGTTTATACAGAGGCGGTCCAGGCGCAGGCGGAGTTCGAGCTCCTCCACGGCCGTATCGTGCCGCTTGTTGAGAAAGGTCAGAAGCTGGGCGTCACCATCGGCAGAGAGCAGGCCGGCGCCCTGCTGGAGTCCGTGGGCGTCACGGCCGGCAGCATGAACAGGCTGAACGAAGACGCCTTTGAGGCCATGATCGGCATGACACAGGAGGGGTCTCCCATACGGGAGGTGCTGGACAAAGGCGCCGGCTACAGCATCAAGGAAGCCGTGATGAACGTCCTGAAGGACGGTATTGCCCAAGGCAAAAGTCCACAGGAGATTGCAGGAGAAATGATGCGGCTGGGGTACCAGGACCGCAGACACGCTCTGCTGGTGTGCCGCACCGAGACCATGCGGGCCTACCGGATCTCCACCAAACAGACTTACGAGGCAAACGGTGTGGAGCGGGTGATCTGGGCGGCCTCGGAGAGCTCCGCCACCTGCGCTGCCTGTTGGGCCATGGACGGCCGGGCCTTTGACCTGGACAAGATGCCTAACGACCACCCCAACGGCCGCTGCACCATGATCCCGGTCATAGACGATGAGGACGAGGAGACCTGGGACAGCGAAGAGCGCTTCAAGGAGAGGCTCACCGAGGAGGAGCAAAAGAAGATCCTGGGGCCCACCCGCTATGAGCTGTGGAAGGAAGGCAAACTGCCCTGGGAGGACATCCCTGCGGTGAAGCCTAACGAGACCTATGGACCCACGTTGGGGATCTCCCCGCTGAAGGACGGGAAAGCGCCGGAGCTGTCGGAGGATGTCTCCGGCAACGGGGACGTGAAGTTCCTGAACGGGTCCGAGAGAGGCAAGCGCTATGAGGCCCTGAAGGGTGACGCAGGGGAACAGCTTAGCGCAAACGTTAGTCTTATTGAACGGGATGTTGATATGGTGGCTCAAATCACGGATGAGAAAATAAACAGTGTCCCGAAATTAGATATCAGAGGCTTGAGCGATAAGCAAAACAACAGAGTGACCAAAATCTGTAAAGCCTTACTAAGATGCGCCAGGAGAAATAACTACTCGGAAGAGACTTTGTTTGCGTTGAATTTTGATTTACATATCGACAATATACAATACGGAGATAAGAACAGCGTTTCCTATTTTGAAAAGCCAAACCATTTAATGGTAATCCATAACCACCCCAACGACACAAGCTTTTCGTTGGACGATTATAAGGTGTTCAGGGATACTAAAATCAAGCATCTGCTTGTTGTCTCAAATAACGGAAGGGTTGAGGTTTTAAGCAAGACAGACAACTTCAGCAAGGACAAAATGGAATCATTGTTCAGTGTGGCTCGGAAGCTTGGGAAAGATAATTCGTCAATGCAAGCCGACATTGTAGGAGAAATGCTGTCGCTTCCGGGTGCAGAAGAATACGGAATTACAAGACAGGTGTTTTTATGAAAAACAACAGAAAATTTGTCTTAGATTCA includes:
- a CDS encoding DUF4434 domain-containing protein, whose translation is MKITGTFLDEISHDIPHQNWGPEEWAKDFDAMRSIGIDEVYLIRCGYKKQTAFPSEVLTREEGCRMPSEDLAELFLTLADRRGMRFFFGTYDSGNYWLSGEYEREVALSKAVCREAYDRYSGHPSFAGWYISNEISRRIPGITELFGDLGGYLKELSGLPVMISPYIHGKKQPGIGEAGQITADEHYREWESIFAAISGYVDIVAFQDGHVDYEELPEFLAANKALGDKYGVECRTNTETFDRDMPIKFLPIKWEKLLCKLKAAEQAGYEKAITFEFSHFMSPNSMYLSAGHLYNRYREYLAKQG
- a CDS encoding minor capsid protein, translated to MPLVEKGQKLGVTIGREQAGALLESVGVTAGSMNRLNEDAFEAMIGMTQEGSPIREVLDKGAGYSIKEAVMNVLKDGIAQGKSPQEIAGEMMRLGYQDRRHALLVCRTETMRAYRISTKQTYEANGVERVIWAASESSATCAACWAMDGRAFDLDKMPNDHPNGRCTMIPVIDDEDEETWDSEERFKERLTEEEQKKILGPTRYELWKEGKLPWEDIPAVKPNETYGPTLGISPLKDGKAPELSEDVSGNGDVKFLNGSERGKRYEALKGDAGEQLSANVSLIERDVDMVAQITDEKINSVPKLDIRGLSDKQNNRVTKICKALLRCARRNNYSEETLFALNFDLHIDNIQYGDKNSVSYFEKPNHLMVIHNHPNDTSFSLDDYKVFRDTKIKHLLVVSNNGRVEVLSKTDNFSKDKMESLFSVARKLGKDNSSMQADIVGEMLSLPGAEEYGITRQVFL
- a CDS encoding DUF4417 domain-containing protein — encoded protein: MTVNISDIPVIKGSSVRPEGLLPFNYSKTRPDYSAFVHFFVADRQFERVFKRPLNYIPLLARFQGVIGTDFSIYADDPLPVCIYNTWRNRYLDAAFQLCGIEVIPSVSWGADKTFDVCFGCIAPGSSVAVSTNGCENPVSRQLFEAGYREMIRRIRPEFIVLYGPRFDFVDGDNVLQFDSYLQDMRKRLK
- a CDS encoding cofactor-independent phosphoglycerate mutase, whose translation is MKYVLVVFDGMADIPDSFPGGRTPILQARADNLREMAAAGVVGIARTTPDRMTPGSDVTNMGILGYDPAIYYKGRGAIEAAALGIEMSSTDAAYRTNLVTVKDGIMIDSSADHISDGEARELIDALNEAFACPDYRFYPGVSYRHIMILRHGSMNVQFYPPYKFVGEPISTHMPQGDYAELFGRLITESPGILEHHPVNLRRKAAGKLPANMIWFWAEGMKASFDPFEVKYGKKGAVIAGVDLIKGLGRLTGLTVPRVAGATGYIDTSYENKAAEAVRALKDHDFVWVHVEAPDEAGHERNTEEKIKAIEAIDGVIVRRIRDYLAAAGEDYRMLLMPDHPTPVSTGSHNDTPVPFVMYDSRRNTGNTIEYSEAGALQSPIRLDNASQLMDILLERKSF
- the tilS gene encoding tRNA lysidine(34) synthetase TilS — protein: MSASLSDTIKGQVRPGSRIIAAVSGGSDSCALLHLLVSAAEEADLQIYAVHFNHQLRGEESDEDERFTRALCSSLGVECITRRLEVTEYSRAHHMATEEAARILRYRALEEIRQSLGAELIATAHTRDDRTETTLLNIFRGTGLGGLSPLPLRRGCYFRPLVNHTKQELLDYLAQRHIPYRTDSSNLSDIYRRNRLRNTVLPMLRRDFNPGIDKALEGLGEIAELAGDYILTETRAFLEARPRPLPVSDLISAPAIIRYTAIRELIRDAKGEYKDITLAEVRRIDSLLLQGSFTTELTGGGIYAVSDGESFRITKKQAPAAEDLREFTLRAGDTVTIDGATYCCEPFEGRVIPAKDRLCISGKLLPLRIAFATGAIRALPMEMAGMEGKSKKIGRILKDAHIPLADRGRVLVFFDCGGRPLWIPDCALGAQVKAKEAPLFAVTRR
- a CDS encoding transcription elongation factor GreA, with amino-acid sequence LGDLSENFDYHDAKREQGVVESRIAELKYILENAELTEAAGTDKVQIGSRVKIYMQSMGMENEFTVVGPAESDIAAGKISCDSPMGEALMGAGTGDEIEFNTPGGLQKCKVLAIN